The Flavobacterium sp. HJ-32-4 genome contains a region encoding:
- a CDS encoding O-antigen ligase family protein: MERTNRFFPVLFSLVLLSEMYFSFHFNVLLQLGVLTLIVFSLKRIKMPPSVLSQATPLVVLFLLGFIGLLFQGYPLKEIVKDVLHFGKPLLALSIGYFVARSLSDYRTFFKIIVTVALLAAAIHIFNVFFLVGIHSSIEDVREGFLDNFIELFAMVILWFGRKEFPLFGPRKRFLFLALLGLSSALYFSRATFVVAILLTVSALGYSRLNKTALKALVLVGIVVGGLFVYLSFSKPARNSKGIEAFLYKIKNAPSEVFNAKVDRDNHRELWDHWRAYEAKRAFDLMRDQPQSWVVGTGHGSLINLKFRAPLDGPDGHGMRYISIMHNGYVFVFYKTGLIGLCVLLFFLVRLYRYLYRPPFDERHAFVLKLLSSVGLFYFFTTLIITGIYIPKDCIMLFLGGLLAVEWKLRVSPVQSSVSAS; this comes from the coding sequence ATGGAGCGTACCAACCGTTTTTTTCCGGTCCTTTTTTCGCTGGTCTTACTGAGTGAGATGTATTTTTCCTTCCACTTCAACGTGTTGTTGCAATTGGGAGTGTTGACCCTGATCGTGTTTTCTTTGAAGCGGATTAAGATGCCGCCCTCCGTCCTATCGCAAGCTACGCCTTTGGTGGTGCTGTTTTTGCTGGGTTTTATAGGGTTATTGTTCCAGGGGTACCCACTAAAAGAGATCGTAAAAGACGTGCTGCACTTTGGTAAGCCCCTACTGGCCCTGTCTATCGGATACTTTGTCGCCCGAAGTCTGTCCGATTACAGAACGTTTTTCAAAATTATCGTCACGGTAGCGCTGCTGGCCGCAGCCATTCACATTTTTAACGTGTTCTTTCTGGTCGGGATCCATTCGTCTATCGAGGATGTACGGGAGGGGTTTCTCGATAATTTCATCGAGTTATTCGCCATGGTGATACTGTGGTTCGGCCGTAAAGAATTCCCGCTGTTCGGACCCCGTAAGCGCTTCCTGTTTCTCGCCTTATTGGGCCTTTCTTCCGCACTATATTTTTCAAGGGCGACGTTCGTCGTTGCCATTCTGCTCACCGTGTCGGCACTTGGCTATTCCCGCCTTAATAAAACGGCATTAAAGGCCCTAGTGCTTGTCGGAATTGTGGTAGGAGGGTTGTTTGTATACCTGAGTTTCAGCAAGCCTGCCCGTAATTCAAAAGGCATCGAAGCGTTTCTTTATAAAATCAAGAACGCACCCAGCGAAGTCTTCAATGCAAAAGTAGACCGCGACAATCACCGCGAGTTATGGGACCATTGGCGGGCCTATGAAGCCAAGCGCGCATTTGACCTTATGCGAGACCAACCCCAAAGCTGGGTAGTAGGCACAGGTCACGGCTCGCTGATCAACCTCAAATTCCGTGCTCCGTTGGATGGTCCTGACGGCCATGGAATGCGTTATATATCCATTATGCACAACGGATATGTATTCGTATTCTACAAAACCGGACTGATCGGATTGTGTGTGTTGCTTTTCTTCCTGGTAAGGCTGTATCGCTATCTCTATCGCCCACCTTTTGACGAACGGCATGCATTCGTGCTGAAGTTACTTTCCTCCGTAGGACTGTTTTACTTTTTTACGACGCTGATTATTACAGGCATCTATATTCCGAAAGACTGCATCATGCTTTTCCTCGGAGGTCTTCTTGCTGTGGAGTGGAAATTGCGCGTATCGCCGGTTCAGTCTTCGGTTAGCGCGTCATAG